Proteins encoded by one window of Vampirovibrionales bacterium:
- a CDS encoding response regulator transcription factor, producing the protein MSQPPPASRARVMIVDDHAVVRQGTRNMLAAHPGIEVVGETASGENLEGMIRLKRPDVLLLDIHLPGENGLDILQRMRRDFPTLKILLFSAHVDPQYIRRGLALQAHGFLSKTITEQALQTAVLSLMGDAADVPLLCEETAQKLAAVQGEAKSAGLSAREHEILILVAQGLTNRAIAEALVLSVKTVDSHVANLIRKLNAHNRAQLTAYAYEQGLL; encoded by the coding sequence ATGTCCCAGCCCCCTCCCGCGTCTAGGGCGCGGGTGATGATTGTCGACGACCACGCGGTGGTGCGCCAAGGCACGCGCAATATGCTGGCCGCGCATCCCGGCATTGAAGTCGTCGGCGAAACGGCTTCCGGCGAGAATCTCGAAGGTATGATTCGTCTGAAACGGCCGGACGTGCTGCTATTGGATATTCATTTGCCCGGCGAAAACGGGCTGGATATTCTCCAGCGCATGCGCCGCGACTTCCCGACGCTGAAAATCCTGTTGTTTTCGGCGCATGTGGATCCGCAGTATATTCGCCGGGGGCTGGCCCTTCAGGCCCATGGGTTTCTGTCCAAGACGATTACAGAACAGGCCTTGCAGACGGCCGTCCTGTCGTTGATGGGCGACGCCGCCGATGTCCCGCTGTTGTGCGAGGAAACCGCGCAGAAGCTCGCCGCCGTTCAGGGCGAGGCCAAAAGCGCCGGTTTGAGCGCGCGCGAGCATGAGATTCTGATTCTGGTAGCTCAGGGGCTCACGAATCGCGCCATCGCAGAAGCGCTGGTCCTGTCTGTGAAAACCGTTGACAGCCATGTCGCCAATCTCATTCGCAAGCTCAATGCGCACAACCGGGCGCAATTGACGGCCTACGCGTATGAACAGGGCCTGCTCTAG
- a CDS encoding prepilin-type N-terminal cleavage/methylation domain-containing protein — protein MKASKGFTLVELAVVIAIVAILAAVAVPRLVDSTDSAEEAVAKDFVSQLNSAAAMYTAKQMTSPIGFTNFVKAAALATGDAQTISTATLGKGGCTVAAATITCAKGTTFSKTNAVYTWDNGAITAAVTH, from the coding sequence ATGAAAGCATCAAAAGGTTTTACTCTGGTTGAATTGGCGGTCGTTATTGCGATCGTCGCCATTCTGGCCGCTGTCGCGGTACCCCGTCTGGTCGATTCGACGGATTCGGCGGAAGAAGCGGTTGCCAAAGACTTCGTGTCGCAACTGAACAGTGCGGCCGCGATGTATACGGCCAAGCAAATGACCTCGCCGATCGGCTTCACCAACTTTGTGAAAGCCGCCGCTCTCGCCACCGGCGATGCGCAAACCATCAGCACGGCGACTCTGGGCAAAGGCGGATGTACGGTTGCTGCGGCGACCATCACCTGCGCCAAAGGCACCACGTTCAGCAAAACCAACGCGGTGTACACGTGGGACAACGGCGCCATTACGGCCGCTGTCACCCACTAA